One genomic segment of Xyrauchen texanus isolate HMW12.3.18 chromosome 5, RBS_HiC_50CHRs, whole genome shotgun sequence includes these proteins:
- the gpr78a gene encoding G-protein coupled receptor 26, which translates to MNLLEALLELLIVVIAIVSLVGNLLVLLCFTCSAGVRAQVPGIFIMNLSFCNILIAVLNMPSTLLGVVKRQKPFGDYFCYTVSFMDTFLTTNTMLSMAALSIDRWIAVVFPLTYSSKMRHKDAVLIVSYAWLHSLAFSLTALLLSWVDYNPAYASCTVHLAEEGGRGQFMVFTVVFHAATFALSLFILCFTYLKVLQVARFHCKRIDVITVQTILLLVDIHPSVKQRCLLEQKKRRQRSTKKICIFIGSFILCFAPYVITRLTELVPSVKIDHYWGIVSKCLVYSKAASDPFVYSLLRQQYKKALNGVCNRILGRRSYMLSSNSSPSDTDGGRKMTDTLGSMHLL; encoded by the exons ATGAACTTATTGGAAGCATTGCTGGAGTTACTCATTGTTGTAATTGCCATCGTGTCGCTCGTGGGGAACTTGCTGGTGTTACTATGTTTCACCTGCAGCGCGGGAGTCCGTGCACAGGTGCCCGGGATCTTTATTATGAACCTTTCTTTCTGCAACATCCTTATTGCCGTTCTCAACATGCCCTCTACCTTACTTGGGGTCGTAAAACGTCAAAAGCCGTTTGGCGACTACTTTTGCTACACAGTGAGCTTTATGGACACTTTTCTGACCACCAACACAATGTTGAGCATGGCAGCTCTCAGTATTGACCGCTGGATAGCGGTGGTTTTTCCTTTAACTTACTCCAGCAAAATGAGACACAAAGATGCCGTACTAATAGTCAGCTACGCTTGGCTACACTCGCTTGCATTCTCTCTCACTGCTCTCCTGTTGTCTTGGGTCGACTATAATCCCGCGTACGCGTCTTGCACGGTGCACCTTGCAGAAGAGGGCGGCCGTGGTCAGTTCATGGTGTTCACCGTGGTGTTTCACGCAGCGACTTTTGCACTCTCGCTTTTCATCCTGTGCTTCACCTACCTGAAAGTACTACAGGTTGCTCGATTCCATTGCAAGAGGATAGATGTTATAACGGTGCAGACAATTTTGCTACTAGTCGACATTCACCCAAG tgtgaaaCAACGGTGTTTACTGGAGCAGAAAAAACGAAGACAGAGATCCACCAAGAAAATATGCATATTCATCGGGTCATTCATCCTGTGTTTCGCCCCCTATGTCATAACACG ATTGACAGAACTGGTTCCTTCAGTAAAGATTGACCATTATTGGGGTATCGTGAGTAAGTGCCTGGTGTACAGCAAAGCTGCTTCTGACCCTTTCGTCTACTCCTTGTTACGGCAACAATATAAGAAGGCCCTCAATGGAGTCTGCAATAGGATTTTAGGACGGCGCTCATACATGCTCTCTAGTAACAGCAGCCCATCAGACACAGATGGAGGCAGAAAAATGACTGACACCTTGGGAAGTATGCACTTACTGTAG
- the cpz gene encoding carboxypeptidase Z isoform X1 encodes MINFARRSDCHIILFMDNKMLTVFILLSALATCMSAQRQCAQAEIEIGRCRTPAEERLECKDLVLGYCQDMPYSYTTFPNIVGHRTRQDLEMSAEYLLLSVIHRLLNGECSPDIRLLGCSVLAPRCQDDRIMKPCRSSCEMVKKSCVHAFEAIKMAWPYFLDCDRFFVGEEEGCYDPLSELREKQEVGLANISDGGLSTVLQFTYHSNSQMFSILKKTAAKCPHISRTYSIGRSVEGKDLLVIEFSTNPGRHDLLEPEMKFIGNMHGNEVLGRQLLIYLVQYLCSEYMLGNVRIQTIINTTRIHILPSMNPDGYEIAASEVANRNNPENIYHEGHEYNGWTSGRANAQNIDLNRNFPDLTFIFYNRRRFRHFRSDHIPIPDSYWLNKVIAPETNAVMKWIRSIPFVISASLHGGELVISYPFDFSRHPQEDKMFSPTPDEQIFRQLARIYADAHATMSNNDTERCGASFASKGGITNGAQWYSFAGGMSDFNYLHSNCYEITVELGCDKFPSEEELYPEWLRNKEALLSFMESVHRGIKGIVKDEHGNGIKRATISVKGLRHDITTAEDGDYWRLLNPGVHVVTAAASGYSKVTKRISLPRKTQLGRVDFVLKKVPREPFLDYFNIPELDNYERFDPFNQFEQYSQRELGENGEERTEKPWWWAYFSQLGISTPTWLLRNY; translated from the exons ATGATCAACTTTGCACGTCGGAGCGACTGCCACATCATTCTGTttatggacaacaaaatgcttaCGGTTTTCATACTTTTGAGCGCTCTGGCGACATGCATGAGCGCCCAACGTCAATGTGCACAGGCGGAAATAGAAATAG gAAGATGCAGAACACCTGCAGAAGAGAGAT TGGAGTGTAAAGACCTGGTGCTTGGCTATTGCCAGGACATGCCCTACAGCTACACCACATTCCCCAACATTGTGGGCCACCGTACACGGCAGGATTTAGAGATGAGTGCAGAGTACCTACTCTTGAGTGTGATCCATAGGTTGCTGAATGGGGAGTGTTCTCCAGACATCCGTCTGTTGGGCTGCTCAGTGTTGGCTCCCCGTTGTCAAGATGACAGAATAATGAAGCCATGCCGTAGCTCATGTGAGATGGTGAAAAAGAGCTGTGTTCATGCCTTTGAAGCCATCAAAATGGCATGGCCATACTTTTTGGACTGTGACCGTTTCTTTGTTGGTGAGGAGGAGGGTTGTTATGACCCATTGTCAGAGCTGAGAG AAAAGCAGGAGGTGGGCTTGGCTAACATATCTGATGGTGGCCTTTCCACTGTCCTCCAGTTCACTTACCACTCAAACTCGCAGATGTTCAGTATCCTGAAGAAGACAGCAGCTAAATGCCCCCATATCTCACGCACATACAGCATTGGACGCAGTGTGGAGGGCAAAGACTTACTGGTTATTGAATTCTCCACTAACCCTGGACGACATGACCTAT TGGAGCCCGAGATGAAATTTATTGGGAACATGCATGGAAATGAGGTGCTGGGCAGGCAGCTGCTGATCTATCTGGTTCAGTATCTTTGCTCTGAGTATATGCTGGGGAACGTGCGGATTCAGACCATCATTAACACCACACGCATCCATATTCTGCCCTCCATGAATCCTGATGGCTATGAGATTGCCGCCTCTGAGGTAGCCAATAGGAACAACCCTGAAAACATCTACCATGAA GGCCATGAGTACAATGGATGGACCAGTGGCCGGGCCAATGCCCAGAATATTGATCTGAACCGCAACTTCCCTGACCTTACCTTCATCTTCTACAATCGCCGTCGCTTCAGACATTTCCGAAGTGACCACATTCCTATCCCTGACTCCTACTGGTTAAATAAG GTGATTGCACCTGAGACCAATGCTGTAATGAAGTGGATAAGATCCATACCTTTTGTTATATCTGCCAGTCTGCATGGAGGAGAACTGGTCATCTCATATCCTTTTGACTTCTCTAGACACCCCCAAGAAGACAAgatgttctcacccacaccagaTGAACAA ATTTTTAGGCAGCTTGCCAGGATATATGCAGATGCCCATGCCACTATGTCCAACAATGACACAGAGAGATGTGGAGCCTCATTTGCCAGTAAAGGAGGAATAACCAATGGAGCACAGTGGTATAGCTTTGCTGGAG GGATGTCAGACTTTAACTACCTGCACAGTAACTGTTATGAGATCACTGTGGAGTTGGGCTGTGATAAATTCCCTTCTGAGGAGGAGCTCTATCCTGAATGGCTCAGGAATAAGGAGGCATTGCTCAGCTTCATGGAGTCT GTCCACAGAGGCATAAAGGGCATTGTGAAGGATGAGCACGGCAATGGCATTAAAAGAGCCACAATATCTGTTAAGGGATTGCGGCATGACATCACTACAG CTGAGGATGGTGATTACTGGAGATTGTTGAATCCAGGTGTCCACGTTGTGACCGCAGCTGCCTCTGGCTACTCTAAAGTGACCAAGCGCATTAGCTTGCCAAGAAAAACGCAGCTGGGCCGGGTAGATTTTGTATTAAAAAAGGTCCCACGAGAACCCTTTCTTGACTACTTCAACATCCCCGAACTGGACAACTATGAGCGCTTCGACCCGTTTAATCAGTTTGAGCAGTACAGCCAGAGGGAGCTTGGAGAGAATGGAGAGGAGAGGACTGAGAAGCCGTGGTGGTGGGCTTATTTCAGCCAGTTAGGCATATCTACACCTACCTGGCTCCTACGGAACTACTAG
- the cpz gene encoding carboxypeptidase Z isoform X2 yields MINFARRSDCHIILFMDNKMLTVFILLSALATCMSAQRQCAQAEIEIGRCRTPAEERLECKDLVLGYCQDMPYSYTTFPNIVGHRTRQDLEMSAEYLLLSVIHRLLNGECSPDIRLLGCSVLAPRCQDDRIMKPCRSSCEMVKKSCVHAFEAIKMAWPYFLDCDRFFVGEEEGCYDPLSELREKQEVGLANISDGGLSTVLQFTYHSNSQMFSILKKTAAKCPHISRTYSIGRSVEGKDLLVIEFSTNPGRHDLLEPEMKFIGNMHGNEVLGRQLLIYLVQYLCSEYMLGNVRIQTIINTTRIHILPSMNPDGYEIAASEGHEYNGWTSGRANAQNIDLNRNFPDLTFIFYNRRRFRHFRSDHIPIPDSYWLNKVIAPETNAVMKWIRSIPFVISASLHGGELVISYPFDFSRHPQEDKMFSPTPDEQIFRQLARIYADAHATMSNNDTERCGASFASKGGITNGAQWYSFAGGMSDFNYLHSNCYEITVELGCDKFPSEEELYPEWLRNKEALLSFMESVHRGIKGIVKDEHGNGIKRATISVKGLRHDITTAEDGDYWRLLNPGVHVVTAAASGYSKVTKRISLPRKTQLGRVDFVLKKVPREPFLDYFNIPELDNYERFDPFNQFEQYSQRELGENGEERTEKPWWWAYFSQLGISTPTWLLRNY; encoded by the exons ATGATCAACTTTGCACGTCGGAGCGACTGCCACATCATTCTGTttatggacaacaaaatgcttaCGGTTTTCATACTTTTGAGCGCTCTGGCGACATGCATGAGCGCCCAACGTCAATGTGCACAGGCGGAAATAGAAATAG gAAGATGCAGAACACCTGCAGAAGAGAGAT TGGAGTGTAAAGACCTGGTGCTTGGCTATTGCCAGGACATGCCCTACAGCTACACCACATTCCCCAACATTGTGGGCCACCGTACACGGCAGGATTTAGAGATGAGTGCAGAGTACCTACTCTTGAGTGTGATCCATAGGTTGCTGAATGGGGAGTGTTCTCCAGACATCCGTCTGTTGGGCTGCTCAGTGTTGGCTCCCCGTTGTCAAGATGACAGAATAATGAAGCCATGCCGTAGCTCATGTGAGATGGTGAAAAAGAGCTGTGTTCATGCCTTTGAAGCCATCAAAATGGCATGGCCATACTTTTTGGACTGTGACCGTTTCTTTGTTGGTGAGGAGGAGGGTTGTTATGACCCATTGTCAGAGCTGAGAG AAAAGCAGGAGGTGGGCTTGGCTAACATATCTGATGGTGGCCTTTCCACTGTCCTCCAGTTCACTTACCACTCAAACTCGCAGATGTTCAGTATCCTGAAGAAGACAGCAGCTAAATGCCCCCATATCTCACGCACATACAGCATTGGACGCAGTGTGGAGGGCAAAGACTTACTGGTTATTGAATTCTCCACTAACCCTGGACGACATGACCTAT TGGAGCCCGAGATGAAATTTATTGGGAACATGCATGGAAATGAGGTGCTGGGCAGGCAGCTGCTGATCTATCTGGTTCAGTATCTTTGCTCTGAGTATATGCTGGGGAACGTGCGGATTCAGACCATCATTAACACCACACGCATCCATATTCTGCCCTCCATGAATCCTGATGGCTATGAGATTGCCGCCTCTGAG GGCCATGAGTACAATGGATGGACCAGTGGCCGGGCCAATGCCCAGAATATTGATCTGAACCGCAACTTCCCTGACCTTACCTTCATCTTCTACAATCGCCGTCGCTTCAGACATTTCCGAAGTGACCACATTCCTATCCCTGACTCCTACTGGTTAAATAAG GTGATTGCACCTGAGACCAATGCTGTAATGAAGTGGATAAGATCCATACCTTTTGTTATATCTGCCAGTCTGCATGGAGGAGAACTGGTCATCTCATATCCTTTTGACTTCTCTAGACACCCCCAAGAAGACAAgatgttctcacccacaccagaTGAACAA ATTTTTAGGCAGCTTGCCAGGATATATGCAGATGCCCATGCCACTATGTCCAACAATGACACAGAGAGATGTGGAGCCTCATTTGCCAGTAAAGGAGGAATAACCAATGGAGCACAGTGGTATAGCTTTGCTGGAG GGATGTCAGACTTTAACTACCTGCACAGTAACTGTTATGAGATCACTGTGGAGTTGGGCTGTGATAAATTCCCTTCTGAGGAGGAGCTCTATCCTGAATGGCTCAGGAATAAGGAGGCATTGCTCAGCTTCATGGAGTCT GTCCACAGAGGCATAAAGGGCATTGTGAAGGATGAGCACGGCAATGGCATTAAAAGAGCCACAATATCTGTTAAGGGATTGCGGCATGACATCACTACAG CTGAGGATGGTGATTACTGGAGATTGTTGAATCCAGGTGTCCACGTTGTGACCGCAGCTGCCTCTGGCTACTCTAAAGTGACCAAGCGCATTAGCTTGCCAAGAAAAACGCAGCTGGGCCGGGTAGATTTTGTATTAAAAAAGGTCCCACGAGAACCCTTTCTTGACTACTTCAACATCCCCGAACTGGACAACTATGAGCGCTTCGACCCGTTTAATCAGTTTGAGCAGTACAGCCAGAGGGAGCTTGGAGAGAATGGAGAGGAGAGGACTGAGAAGCCGTGGTGGTGGGCTTATTTCAGCCAGTTAGGCATATCTACACCTACCTGGCTCCTACGGAACTACTAG